The following coding sequences lie in one Rutidosis leptorrhynchoides isolate AG116_Rl617_1_P2 chromosome 4, CSIRO_AGI_Rlap_v1, whole genome shotgun sequence genomic window:
- the LOC139841887 gene encoding F-box protein At5g07610-like produces MSLTTTSAELAPHDDILTQILLQLPVRSILLFKCVSKYWQYLLSSPRFALLHRNLNVNLISPSSLFIRKSLSFWEEKSYYIIVSLDPEKPVKPPFKFLDFIKSFDHMQEFPFTPEFDSVDGVPCGMTLVFDPLESPQYKLVCVRMYSDDVSGRIEVYSSESKSWVASANQINENHVRIIPLPLPWDTCHIYPTLYESRDSLLFFDKFYFWCTKGSIT; encoded by the exons ATGAGTTTAACGACTACTTCAGCCGAATTAGCTCCTCATGATGACATATTGACACAAATTTTACTCCAATTACCGGTTCGATCAATTCTTCTATTCAAATGTGTATCTAAATATTGGCAGTATCTCCTTTCAAGTCCTCGTTTTGCTCTTCTTCATCGAAACCTTAACGTTAATCTTATCTCCCCATCAAGTTTATTTATACGAAAGAGTCTGTCATTTTGGGAAGAAAAGAGTTATTATATTATTGTTTCGCTCGATCCTGAGAAGCCTGTCAAACCTCCTTTTAAATTCTTAGATTTTATTAAGTCCTTTGATCATATGCAGGAGTTTCCATTTACACCAG AATTTGATAGTGTTGATGGTGTTCCTTGCGGTATGACTTTAGTTTTTGATCCACTTGAATCTCCTCAATATAAACTTGTATGTGTCCGCATGTATTCGGATGATGTTTCTGGACGTATAGAGGTTTACTCATCCGAAAGTAAGAGTTGGGTGGCTTCTGCAAATCAG ATCAATGAGAATCATGTCCGTATAATTCCTTTACCTCTACCTTGGGATACGTGCCATATTTATCCGACTCTATATGAATCTCGTGATTCTTTGTTGTTTTTCGATAAGTTTTATTTTTGGTGCACTAAG GGGAGCATCACCTAA
- the LOC139843985 gene encoding 5'-adenylylsulfate reductase-like 7, whose amino-acid sequence MTSPMKYFTWLLMLNIMFPCSSFALSSLSCPQTTPFLNDLKLQCPTSIMYSWPSEVNEESLDKVLSSSQMNSFVSILFYASSCPFSNDVQPKFNTLSSMYPQIKHVMVEQSSVLPIVFSRYGIHGVPSILMVNKTTRMRHHGPKDLTSLLHFYKKATGLEPVIDLTADQTVFPENKSRIFESHNNTQLKNIVSKEPYLIFSLLFIFLKALLYLFPNMVSNLIALWLAYIPHLNLSIFGESRQLLARVLHVVDVERLFNKLKLIKSRPFHNGARSARAWTSSLASFSLGKTSSSQGGKF is encoded by the exons ATGACGTCACCGATGAAATATTTCACGTGGTTGCTGATGTTGAACATAATGTTTCCGTGTTCATCGTTCGCGTTGTCATCGTTATCGTGTCCTCAAACGACACCGTTCCTTAATGATTTGAAGCTTCAATGCCCTACTTCCATCATGTATTCATGGCCGTCTGAG GTGAATGAAGAGTCTCTTGACAAGGTTTTGAGTTCCAGTCAGATGAATTCATTCGTGTCCATATTGTTCTATGCTTCTTCATGTCCATTTTCTAATGACGTTCAACCCAAATTCAATACCCTCAGTTCAATGTACCCACAAATCAAGCATGTTATGGTTGAACAGTCTTCAGTTCTACCAAT TGTTTTCTCAAGATATGGCATTCATGGCGTTCCTTCCATTTTGATGGTGAACAAGACAACCAGAATGCGACACCATGGCCCAAAAGACCTTACTTCGCTTTTGCACTTCTATAAAAAAGCAACAG GACTTGAGCCTGTAATCGATTTAACTGCAGATCAAACCGTCTTCCCAGAAAACAAGTCTAGAATTTTCGAGTCCCACAACAATACCCAATTGAAAAATATAGTCTCGAAAGAACCCTATCTCATATTTTCCCTGCTCTTCATCTTCTTAAAGGCACTTCTATACCTCTTTCCAAATATGGTATCGAACCTTATCGCTCTGTGGCTTGCATACATTCCTCACTTGAACCTTTCAATATTTGGAGAATCAAGACAGCTTTTGGCACGTGTTCTTCATGTGGTCGATGTCGAACGGTTGTTTAACAAACTAAAGCTTATTAAAAGCAGGCCCTTTCATAATGGAGCTAGAAGCGCTCGGGCATGGACTTCATCATTGGCATCGTTCTCATTGGGCAAGACGTCTTCATCACAGGGAGGAAAGTTTTAG